In Synechococcus sp. CC9616, the following are encoded in one genomic region:
- a CDS encoding D-alanyl-D-alanine carboxypeptidase family protein, with translation MAPLAPALTIETTRISPVVRAASARRSIRDDIPVARRSTPAPRRSGAGFGLFLACVVVCGGSVGAVLFGPQLLARLNPPELEEIEGFRERPDADGRLLGHFPYSEATGSSLIVVQPGIELHADAADAFEAMRQAAASDGVDLRLLSGYRSINLQEEIFFDVASERNQTAEERARVSAPPGYSEHSTGYAVDLGDGEAPETYLSPDFEQTRAFRWLQDHAPRYHFILSFPVGNSQGVNHEPWHWRYEGTAAALRLFEPARRLAQRSS, from the coding sequence ATGGCCCCACTGGCACCCGCCCTTACGATCGAAACAACACGCATCAGCCCCGTGGTCAGGGCAGCCTCTGCTCGCCGCTCCATCAGGGACGACATCCCTGTTGCCCGCCGGTCCACGCCGGCACCACGCCGTTCGGGTGCAGGATTCGGGCTGTTTCTCGCCTGCGTTGTCGTCTGTGGCGGAAGTGTGGGAGCTGTGTTGTTCGGCCCTCAGCTGTTGGCACGACTCAATCCTCCTGAGCTGGAAGAGATTGAGGGGTTCCGGGAAAGACCGGATGCCGATGGCCGCCTACTCGGACACTTTCCTTATTCAGAAGCCACGGGATCGTCCTTGATCGTCGTTCAACCGGGAATCGAACTGCATGCCGATGCAGCCGATGCCTTTGAGGCCATGCGACAGGCGGCGGCTTCTGATGGCGTCGACCTGAGGCTTCTGAGTGGTTACCGCTCCATCAATCTTCAGGAAGAAATCTTTTTTGATGTGGCATCGGAACGCAATCAAACGGCTGAAGAACGGGCGAGGGTGTCAGCGCCGCCCGGCTACTCGGAACACAGCACGGGCTATGCCGTTGACCTCGGTGATGGAGAGGCTCCTGAGACCTATCTTTCCCCGGATTTTGAGCAAACCAGGGCCTTCCGCTGGTTGCAGGATCACGCCCCCCGCTACCACTTCATCCTTTCCTTTCCAGTCGGAAATTCTCAGGGGGTGAATCACGAACCCTGGCACTGGCGCTACGAGGGGACGGCAGCCGCCCTGCGTCTGTTTGAGCCGGCCCGTCGTCTCGCTCAGCGATCCTCCTGA
- a CDS encoding DUF309 domain-containing protein, with protein sequence MPEADPRFGQAVDLFNTQEWYAAHDVFEELWHETADPERRSLQGILQVAVAQLHLQRGNRRGATILFGEALGRLRRPGTPDLGLDLEALCGVVEQRLQRLQQDADPESCTVPQLQRLR encoded by the coding sequence ATGCCTGAGGCGGATCCGCGCTTCGGTCAGGCGGTTGATCTCTTCAACACCCAGGAGTGGTATGCCGCCCACGATGTCTTCGAGGAGCTCTGGCATGAAACAGCCGATCCGGAGCGCCGTTCACTTCAGGGAATCCTTCAGGTCGCTGTGGCGCAGTTGCATTTGCAGAGGGGCAACCGGCGTGGCGCAACGATTCTCTTCGGCGAAGCCCTGGGTCGCCTGAGGAGGCCTGGAACGCCTGATTTGGGCCTCGATCTTGAGGCTCTGTGCGGCGTCGTCGAACAACGCCTGCAACGGCTTCAGCAGGATGCTGACCCCGAGTCATGCACTGTCCCTCAACTGCAACGTCTGCGTTGA
- the chlP gene encoding geranylgeranyl reductase — protein sequence MLRVAVIGGGPSGSCAAEVLAKAGIQTWLFERKLDNAKPCGGAIPLCMVEEFDLPDEIIDRKVRNMKMISPSNREVDIRLDPLGYDDNAFIGMCRREVFDAFLRNRAADLGTTLVNGLVQKIDTGVNRQGPYTLHYADYSGGGPTGEQKTLDVDLIIGADGANSRVAKAMDAGDYNVAIAFQERIKLPAEEMTYYEDLAEMYVGTDVSPDFYAWVFPKYDHVAVGTGTMQQNQSLIKGLQKGIRERANKRLFKGEVIKVEAHPIPEHPRPRRVVGRMALVGDAAGYVTKSSGEGIYFAAKSGRMCAEAIVEISKNGSLIPTEKQIKSTYLKRWDRKYGATYAVLDILQRIFYRNDAAREAFVEMCDDKDVQRLTFDSYLYKRVVMMNPWQQIKLTLRTLGSLLRGEALAPSNYSPVPSAVGRSDGDFLADEAAQAVKAQAKGKTTADEGKTTADVS from the coding sequence ATGTTGCGTGTTGCAGTGATCGGCGGTGGTCCGAGTGGATCCTGTGCAGCCGAGGTGCTCGCCAAAGCTGGGATTCAAACCTGGTTGTTTGAACGCAAGCTGGATAACGCCAAGCCATGTGGAGGAGCGATTCCGCTCTGCATGGTCGAAGAATTCGACCTGCCGGACGAGATCATCGACCGCAAGGTCCGCAACATGAAGATGATCTCCCCCTCCAACCGCGAGGTGGACATTCGTCTGGATCCGCTCGGCTACGACGACAACGCCTTCATCGGCATGTGTCGCCGCGAAGTGTTCGACGCCTTTCTGCGCAACCGGGCCGCCGATCTCGGCACAACACTTGTGAATGGCCTTGTTCAGAAGATCGACACCGGCGTGAACCGTCAGGGGCCTTACACCCTGCATTACGCCGATTACAGCGGCGGTGGTCCCACCGGGGAACAGAAAACTCTCGATGTGGATCTGATCATCGGAGCCGACGGTGCCAACTCCCGTGTCGCCAAGGCCATGGATGCGGGCGATTACAACGTCGCCATCGCCTTCCAGGAACGAATCAAGCTCCCCGCAGAGGAGATGACCTACTACGAAGATCTGGCTGAGATGTATGTCGGCACCGACGTCTCTCCTGACTTCTACGCCTGGGTCTTTCCCAAGTACGACCATGTCGCTGTCGGGACCGGCACAATGCAGCAGAACCAGAGCCTGATCAAAGGTCTGCAGAAGGGAATTCGGGAAAGGGCCAACAAACGCCTGTTCAAAGGAGAAGTGATCAAGGTTGAGGCTCACCCCATCCCAGAACATCCGCGTCCACGGCGTGTCGTTGGCCGGATGGCCCTCGTTGGCGATGCCGCTGGCTATGTCACCAAGAGTTCCGGGGAGGGGATCTACTTCGCAGCCAAGAGCGGCCGCATGTGCGCCGAAGCCATCGTGGAGATCTCAAAGAATGGCTCCCTGATCCCCACCGAGAAACAGATCAAATCCACGTATCTCAAGCGCTGGGATCGCAAGTACGGTGCGACCTACGCAGTGCTCGACATTCTCCAGAGAATTTTCTACCGCAACGATGCGGCCAGGGAAGCCTTCGTCGAAATGTGCGACGACAAGGACGTACAGAGACTGACCTTCGACAGCTACCTCTACAAACGGGTGGTGATGATGAATCCCTGGCAGCAGATCAAACTGACCCTGCGAACCCTGGGAAGCCTGCTCAGGGGCGAAGCCCTGGCACCGTCGAACTACAGCCCTGTGCCATCAGCGGTGGGGCGTTCCGATGGAGATTTCCTGGCAGATGAAGCTGCCCAGGCCGTCAAGGCCCAGGCAAAAGGAAAGACAACAGCCGACGAAGGAAAGACAACAGCCGACGTCAGTTAG
- a CDS encoding LptA/OstA family protein — MHCPSTATSALREGYGPWNLEYFASVVASVLSRIRALTCLFTVSAALLVGPSLAASEEPADQGLITIESDQQAADSVTGVITASGNVRLVHDQRGVVATSRQAQYFTKESRIVLSGDVDVVQKDGNLLRADRVTYLLDEERAIATPLEGDQVFSRWTLKSSESKPEQLLP; from the coding sequence ATGCACTGTCCCTCAACTGCAACGTCTGCGTTGAGAGAGGGGTATGGTCCCTGGAATCTGGAGTACTTCGCCTCCGTGGTTGCGTCCGTGCTGAGCAGAATCCGTGCCCTCACCTGTCTGTTCACCGTCAGCGCTGCACTGCTGGTTGGTCCAAGCCTTGCCGCTTCGGAGGAACCGGCGGATCAAGGATTGATCACGATCGAATCCGATCAGCAGGCCGCCGACAGTGTTACAGGCGTGATCACGGCAAGCGGCAACGTGCGACTGGTTCATGATCAGCGTGGTGTGGTGGCCACCAGTCGTCAGGCGCAGTACTTCACCAAGGAATCCAGGATCGTTCTGAGTGGCGATGTTGATGTGGTTCAGAAGGACGGCAATCTGCTGAGAGCTGACCGCGTCACCTATTTGCTGGATGAGGAACGCGCCATCGCAACGCCCCTGGAAGGTGATCAGGTCTTCAGTCGCTGGACGCTCAAGTCGTCTGAATCGAAGCCGGAACAGCTGCTTCCATGA
- a CDS encoding LptF/LptG family permease: MNQLLRRGPWRRFSLLDRWLLIELLGPLLFFVALFTLLLLTGGVMFELVRQMVDKNLPITIAAQVLLFSTPRWLAFSVPMGTLMASLFVYTRLSANSELTALRSLGVTTARMIAPAMVVAVLMTGLTFVLNDVVVPGSNRFAEVTLQRALGRSLATEKGQDIIYPRFGPRTGAVDDASSERGLTQLFFARRFRDGEMQDVTVLDFSRVGFTQMLVAKKAIWNQEQASWDFLDGQILTLNSTGSSSQADFDRYVYPLGAGPLRLARIQKDAVNMTVAEAKQAERLYVESGNNKDARKIRVRIQEKFTFPMACIVFGLFGATLGAQPSYRTSRSFAFVLTLGIIVVYYVISFSFSSLGVKGTIPPLAAAWLPVLISLGAGGLLLRQASR, encoded by the coding sequence GTGAATCAGTTGTTGCGTCGGGGGCCATGGCGGCGATTCAGCCTGCTGGACCGATGGTTGTTGATCGAGCTTCTCGGGCCGCTGTTGTTCTTCGTGGCCTTGTTCACCCTGCTGCTGTTGACAGGCGGTGTGATGTTCGAGCTTGTGCGCCAGATGGTGGACAAGAACCTGCCGATCACCATTGCTGCCCAGGTTCTTCTGTTCAGCACGCCGCGATGGCTGGCGTTTTCCGTTCCGATGGGAACGCTGATGGCGTCGCTCTTTGTTTACACGCGCCTCTCAGCCAACAGCGAACTCACTGCCCTCAGAAGCCTTGGGGTGACGACGGCGCGGATGATCGCTCCAGCCATGGTGGTGGCTGTGCTGATGACGGGCCTCACCTTCGTGCTCAACGACGTGGTGGTGCCTGGCAGCAACAGGTTTGCAGAGGTCACCCTGCAACGGGCGCTCGGTCGCTCCCTGGCGACTGAAAAGGGACAGGACATTATTTATCCACGCTTCGGACCGCGAACGGGTGCGGTTGATGACGCCTCTTCAGAGCGGGGACTGACCCAGCTGTTCTTCGCCCGACGCTTCAGAGACGGCGAGATGCAGGACGTGACAGTTCTGGATTTTTCGCGGGTCGGGTTCACCCAGATGCTGGTGGCGAAGAAGGCCATCTGGAATCAGGAGCAGGCTTCTTGGGATTTTCTTGACGGCCAGATCCTGACTCTGAACAGCACTGGTAGTTCCTCCCAGGCTGACTTTGACCGCTATGTGTATCCGCTTGGGGCTGGACCCTTGCGCCTGGCCAGGATTCAGAAGGACGCCGTCAACATGACCGTGGCAGAGGCCAAGCAGGCGGAGCGTTTGTATGTGGAGTCCGGCAACAACAAGGATGCCCGCAAGATTCGTGTGCGGATCCAGGAAAAATTCACGTTCCCGATGGCATGCATCGTCTTCGGTTTGTTTGGTGCGACGCTCGGTGCACAACCGAGCTATCGAACCAGTCGCAGCTTCGCGTTTGTTCTGACGCTGGGCATCATCGTCGTCTACTACGTGATCAGTTTCAGTTTCAGTTCACTTGGGGTGAAAGGAACGATTCCCCCTCTGGCAGCAGCCTGGCTGCCGGTTCTGATCTCCCTTGGCGCTGGAGGACTGTTACTGCGTCAGGCCAGCCGTTGA
- a CDS encoding U32 family peptidase — MRPELLAPAGDWQAMRAAVAAGADAVYFGVQTFNARQRAENFRIEDLPELMDWLHSREVRGFLTFNVLVFSDELERAADLLIAAERAGVDALIVQDVGLCSLARTLVPSLSLHGSTQMSITSAAGVAQAAALGCQRVVLARELALQDLERLQQQLHQRHLAMPLEVFVHGALCVAYSGQCLTSESLGQRSANRGECAQACRLPYELIVDGVARSLDDQRYLLSPQDLAAWELLPQLQRIGIASLKIEGRLKDARYVAAVTDAYRKRLDASSEACPDDTGRQLELAFSRGLSTGWLEGINHRSLVHGRWSKKRGPLVGQLLQTDRAGWLQIRSRDLLRPGQGLVLERMSDDPLQPPEEVGGRIMVVEKLGGERLRLRLGPGRIKTSGIPAGASVWLTNDPEWDHQWQQAARRLTPMVDQQLNLVVSGRPGQLLQLSCPDFAIQVHSEIPLQAASQRPLDRDRLATQLGRLGGSGWCLGSLDVDLEDQMFLPVAELNRMRRDLLQRLEGATHHSDPATTESPASAPDWKGIIQALLPQPAEPLKTSPGLVVLARSLDQLKALIALPRRAVPIESVVVDLEQPRELREAVALGRDQWPGGIWLAGARITRPNERWTLEPLIRARPDGYLVRNPDQLEALTPLAPCVGDFSLNTANPLSLQWYRHHWGLLRLTASYDLNLQQLLDLAAAVDPALLEVTLHQHMPLFHMEHCLFCAFLSDGHDHTDCGRPCESHSVSLRDRSGVEHPLRADLGCRNTLFNGTAQTGVEGLPALLRAGVRHLRVELLDETADETQRRLHLYADALDGRLRSQEVWRQERVHHQLGVTRGSLRVKGPERTSRISF; from the coding sequence ATGCGTCCGGAGCTGCTGGCTCCCGCCGGCGATTGGCAGGCGATGCGTGCTGCTGTTGCAGCCGGGGCGGATGCGGTCTATTTCGGGGTTCAGACCTTCAACGCCCGTCAGCGGGCTGAAAATTTCCGGATCGAGGATCTGCCCGAGCTGATGGATTGGCTCCACAGCCGAGAGGTTCGCGGTTTTCTGACCTTCAATGTCCTGGTGTTCAGCGATGAGCTGGAGCGGGCCGCCGATCTGTTGATCGCCGCTGAACGGGCCGGGGTGGATGCCTTGATTGTTCAGGACGTTGGACTCTGCAGCCTGGCCAGGACTTTGGTGCCGTCTCTTTCACTGCACGGGTCGACCCAGATGTCGATCACCAGTGCCGCAGGTGTGGCCCAGGCCGCGGCACTGGGGTGTCAGCGCGTCGTCCTCGCACGCGAACTGGCGCTGCAGGATCTGGAGCGGTTGCAACAGCAGTTGCACCAACGCCATCTGGCAATGCCTCTCGAGGTGTTCGTGCATGGCGCCCTCTGTGTCGCCTACTCCGGGCAGTGCCTCACCAGTGAATCGCTGGGTCAGCGCAGTGCCAACCGGGGAGAGTGTGCCCAGGCCTGTCGGCTTCCCTATGAACTGATCGTTGATGGGGTTGCCCGCTCCCTTGACGATCAGCGCTATCTGCTTTCGCCACAGGATCTGGCCGCCTGGGAGCTGCTGCCCCAACTGCAACGTATCGGGATTGCCAGTCTCAAAATCGAGGGCCGGTTGAAGGATGCCCGTTATGTCGCTGCGGTCACCGATGCCTACCGCAAACGGTTGGATGCCAGCTCGGAAGCCTGCCCCGATGACACCGGTCGCCAGCTGGAGCTTGCCTTTTCCCGCGGCTTGTCGACTGGCTGGTTGGAGGGCATCAACCATCGATCTCTCGTGCATGGTCGCTGGAGCAAGAAGCGCGGTCCCCTGGTGGGACAGCTCCTGCAGACCGATCGAGCAGGCTGGCTTCAGATCCGCAGTCGCGATCTCCTCCGTCCAGGTCAGGGGCTTGTGTTGGAGCGCATGTCCGACGATCCACTGCAGCCACCCGAGGAGGTCGGTGGCCGGATCATGGTTGTGGAGAAACTTGGTGGTGAGCGCCTGCGGCTGCGGCTTGGCCCCGGCCGGATCAAGACCAGTGGAATTCCAGCCGGTGCATCCGTCTGGCTGACCAACGACCCGGAATGGGACCACCAGTGGCAGCAGGCCGCGAGACGGCTGACGCCCATGGTCGATCAGCAGCTCAATCTTGTTGTGAGCGGACGGCCTGGTCAGTTACTGCAGCTTTCCTGCCCGGACTTTGCAATCCAGGTTCACAGCGAGATCCCGTTGCAGGCCGCATCACAAAGGCCCCTCGATCGCGATCGTCTGGCGACCCAGCTGGGGCGCCTTGGAGGCAGTGGCTGGTGTCTTGGTTCTCTGGATGTGGATCTGGAGGATCAGATGTTTCTTCCGGTGGCGGAGCTCAACAGGATGCGGCGGGACCTGCTGCAGAGGCTTGAGGGTGCGACGCACCATTCAGATCCAGCCACGACGGAATCCCCAGCGTCAGCTCCCGATTGGAAAGGGATCATCCAGGCGCTGTTGCCCCAGCCTGCCGAGCCGCTGAAGACCTCTCCAGGGCTGGTTGTGCTGGCCAGAAGCCTGGATCAGCTGAAGGCTCTGATCGCATTGCCGCGCAGAGCTGTGCCGATCGAATCGGTCGTTGTGGATCTCGAGCAGCCCCGTGAGCTTCGGGAGGCGGTGGCCCTTGGCCGTGATCAATGGCCTGGCGGGATCTGGCTGGCAGGTGCCCGGATCACGCGGCCCAACGAACGCTGGACACTCGAGCCATTGATCCGGGCGCGGCCCGATGGTTATCTCGTGCGCAATCCCGATCAGCTGGAGGCACTAACGCCGTTGGCTCCCTGCGTTGGTGATTTCTCCCTGAACACGGCGAATCCACTCTCCCTGCAGTGGTACCGCCATCACTGGGGATTACTGCGACTGACCGCGAGTTACGACCTCAATCTGCAGCAGTTGCTCGACCTGGCCGCGGCGGTAGATCCCGCGCTGCTTGAAGTGACGCTTCACCAGCACATGCCTCTGTTTCATATGGAGCACTGCCTGTTCTGCGCTTTCCTTTCTGATGGACACGACCACACCGACTGCGGCAGGCCCTGTGAAAGTCATTCGGTGTCCCTGCGTGACCGCAGCGGTGTTGAGCATCCCCTGCGTGCAGACCTCGGATGCCGTAACACGTTGTTCAACGGCACCGCTCAAACCGGAGTGGAGGGACTTCCAGCCCTGCTGCGGGCCGGTGTCCGCCATCTGAGGGTCGAACTGCTGGATGAGACGGCTGATGAGACACAACGACGGTTGCATCTTTACGCCGACGCCTTGGACGGACGCCTGCGATCACAGGAGGTTTGGAGACAGGAGCGGGTTCATCACCAACTGGGTGTGACCCGCGGCAGCCTGCGCGTAAAGGGTCCGGAACGAACCAGTCGAATCTCATTTTGA
- the typA gene encoding translational GTPase TypA yields the protein MSAQQKAIRNIAIIAHVDHGKTTLVDALLTQSGIFRDNEAVPTCVMDSNDLERERGITILSKNTAVTYNDTRINIVDTPGHADFGGEVERVLGMVDGCLLIVDANEGPMPQTRFVLKKALEQGLRPIVFVNKIDRARVDPETAVDKVLDLFIELGADDDQCDFPYLFGSGLGGFAKPDMKTDSDNMRPLFDAILRHVPPPVGDAEKPLQLQITTLDYSDFLGRIIIGRVHNGVIKQGQRASLIKDDGSIKRGRISKLLGFEGLQRIEISEAFAGDLVAMAGFDDVNIGETIACPDEPTALPLIKVDEPTLQMTFVVNDSPFAGKEGKFVTSRQVRDRLQRELMTNVALRVEDTDSPDRFSVSGRGELHLGILIETMRREGYEFQVSQPQVIFRTIDGTPCEPVETLVMDVPEAAVGSCIEKLGTRKGEMQNMETTADGRTQLEFIVPSRGLIGFRGEFIRATRGEGIMSHSFFEYRPMTGDFDTRRNGVLIAFEEGTATFYALKNAEDRGQFFISPGTKVYKGMIIGEYNRPQDLEINVCKTKQLTNMRSAGADELDTLQSPIQMTLERALEYIGPDEMLEVTPESIRLRKLPGKKPAKAKR from the coding sequence ATGAGCGCCCAGCAAAAGGCGATTCGCAATATCGCGATCATCGCCCACGTCGACCACGGCAAGACGACCCTGGTCGACGCGTTGCTGACGCAATCGGGGATCTTCCGCGATAACGAAGCGGTCCCCACCTGCGTGATGGACTCCAACGACCTGGAGCGTGAGCGGGGCATCACCATCCTGTCGAAGAACACGGCGGTCACTTACAACGACACCCGCATCAACATTGTTGATACCCCAGGCCACGCCGATTTCGGCGGTGAGGTGGAGCGGGTCCTGGGCATGGTGGACGGCTGTCTGCTGATCGTGGACGCCAATGAGGGGCCGATGCCCCAAACCCGTTTTGTGCTCAAAAAGGCTCTTGAGCAGGGACTTCGCCCGATCGTTTTCGTCAACAAGATCGACCGCGCTCGCGTTGATCCGGAGACAGCCGTGGACAAGGTGCTGGATCTGTTCATCGAGCTCGGTGCTGATGATGATCAGTGCGATTTTCCTTATCTCTTCGGTAGCGGCCTTGGTGGATTCGCCAAGCCCGACATGAAGACCGACAGCGACAACATGCGACCGCTGTTTGACGCGATTCTGCGCCACGTACCGCCCCCGGTTGGTGATGCCGAAAAGCCGTTGCAGCTTCAGATCACCACCCTCGATTACTCGGACTTCCTTGGCCGGATCATCATTGGGCGGGTGCACAACGGCGTGATCAAGCAGGGCCAGCGTGCCTCTCTGATCAAGGACGACGGTTCCATCAAGAGGGGCCGGATCAGCAAACTGCTCGGTTTTGAAGGTCTGCAGCGCATCGAGATCAGCGAGGCCTTCGCCGGGGACCTTGTGGCCATGGCTGGTTTTGATGACGTCAACATCGGGGAAACGATTGCCTGCCCGGATGAACCCACGGCACTTCCCCTGATCAAGGTGGATGAACCCACCCTTCAGATGACGTTCGTCGTCAACGACTCCCCGTTTGCAGGCAAGGAAGGCAAGTTCGTCACCAGCCGTCAGGTGCGTGATCGCTTGCAGCGTGAGTTGATGACCAATGTCGCCCTGCGTGTCGAAGACACGGATTCACCGGACCGCTTCTCAGTGAGTGGTCGCGGTGAACTGCATCTGGGCATCCTGATCGAGACCATGCGCCGCGAAGGGTATGAGTTTCAGGTCTCTCAGCCTCAGGTGATCTTCCGCACCATCGATGGCACCCCCTGTGAGCCTGTGGAAACGCTGGTGATGGATGTTCCAGAAGCAGCGGTCGGCAGTTGCATCGAGAAACTGGGCACCCGCAAGGGCGAAATGCAGAACATGGAAACCACAGCCGACGGGCGCACCCAGCTGGAGTTCATCGTTCCCTCCCGCGGCCTGATCGGTTTCCGGGGTGAATTCATCCGGGCCACCCGCGGCGAAGGAATCATGAGCCACTCCTTCTTTGAATATCGCCCGATGACCGGTGACTTCGACACCCGTCGCAACGGCGTTCTGATCGCCTTCGAGGAGGGCACAGCAACCTTCTATGCCCTCAAGAACGCCGAGGATCGAGGTCAGTTCTTCATCAGCCCCGGCACCAAGGTTTACAAGGGGATGATCATCGGTGAATACAACCGCCCTCAGGATCTGGAGATCAACGTCTGCAAGACGAAGCAGCTCACCAACATGCGCTCTGCCGGTGCCGATGAACTGGACACGCTGCAGTCACCGATTCAGATGACCCTGGAGCGGGCCCTGGAGTACATCGGACCCGATGAGATGCTCGAGGTCACGCCTGAGTCGATCCGCCTGCGCAAGCTTCCCGGCAAAAAGCCGGCCAAGGCCAAGCGCTGA
- the lptB gene encoding LPS export ABC transporter ATP-binding protein — translation MSLSLEQVSISLGGRQLVKSVSLTLSPGEVVGLLGPNGAGKTTTFNLVIGQLRPDHGQIKLDGREVATLSMPHRARLGIGYLPQEPSVFRQLTVRQNLAVALEQTDLTPAQRRDRRDQLIEDFHLTAFIDRRGFQLSGGERRRCEVARALAVGVDGPSYLLLDEPFAGVDPLAVADLQSLIQSLRGRGMGILITDHNVRETLAITNRAYILNDGAILASGRSDQVAADPQVRRYYLGEDFQL, via the coding sequence ATGAGCCTTTCCCTGGAACAGGTCTCCATCAGTCTTGGTGGGAGGCAACTGGTGAAAAGTGTTTCCCTGACTCTCTCTCCAGGGGAGGTTGTTGGCCTGCTTGGTCCAAATGGGGCAGGCAAGACAACCACGTTCAATCTTGTGATCGGACAGTTACGACCGGATCACGGCCAGATCAAGCTGGACGGAAGGGAGGTGGCGACATTGTCCATGCCCCATCGAGCCCGGCTGGGGATCGGCTACCTCCCGCAGGAACCAAGCGTGTTTCGCCAGCTCACGGTTCGTCAGAACCTGGCCGTGGCTCTTGAACAAACCGATCTGACGCCTGCACAGCGCCGGGATCGTCGGGATCAGTTGATTGAAGACTTTCACCTCACGGCGTTTATTGATCGCCGTGGATTTCAACTCTCCGGTGGGGAACGCCGTCGCTGTGAGGTGGCCCGCGCTTTAGCTGTTGGTGTGGATGGTCCCAGTTATCTCCTGCTGGATGAACCCTTCGCTGGTGTCGACCCTTTGGCCGTGGCGGATCTGCAGTCGCTGATCCAATCCCTGCGTGGTCGTGGCATGGGGATCCTGATCACCGATCACAACGTGCGTGAAACGCTGGCCATCACGAACCGGGCTTACATCCTCAACGACGGGGCGATCCTGGCGTCGGGTCGGTCGGATCAGGTAGCCGCCGATCCACAGGTGCGCCGTTACTACCTGGGGGAGGACTTTCAGCTGTGA